One Procambarus clarkii isolate CNS0578487 chromosome 15, FALCON_Pclarkii_2.0, whole genome shotgun sequence DNA segment encodes these proteins:
- the LOC138365052 gene encoding uncharacterized protein, with translation MKKLLTYSAPRARSPFLTVPLLYKNVPLLYKNVPLLYKNVPLLYKNEPLLYKKVPLLYKNVPPFYKNVPLLYKNVHLRYKNVRLRYKNVPLRYKNVRHRYKNVPLRYKNVRLRYKNVPLRFKNVPLRFKNVPLRFKNVPHWENVTKHFDHV, from the coding sequence ATGAAGAAACTTCTCACATATTCTGCACCCCGGGCCAGGTCACCGTTCCTCACTGTGCCTCTCCTCTACAAGAACGTGCCTCTCCTCTACAAGAACGTGCCTCTCCTCTACAAGAACGTGCCTCTCCTCTACAAGAACGAGCCTCTCCTCTACAAGAAAGTGCCTCTCCTCTACAAGAACGTGCCGCCTTTCTACAAGAACGTGCCTCTCCTCTACAAGAACGTGCATCTCCGGTACAAGAACGTGCGTCTCCGGTACAAGAACGTGCCTCTCCGGTACAAGAACGTGCGTCACCGGTACAAGAACGTGCCTCTCCGGTACAAGAACGTGCGTCTCCGGTACAAGAACGTGCCTCTCCGGTTCAAGAACGTGCCTCTCCGGTTCAAGAACGTGCCTCTCCGGTTCAAGAACGTACCTCACTGGGAGAATGTGACAAAGCATTTTGATCATGTATAG